The Ruegeria sp. THAF33 nucleotide sequence ATGAGCGGTAGTCTAGAACAGTTTTTGACGGACCTGTCACGTGGGCTTGAGCGCACGATGGTGGCAGTGAACAAGGAACTCACCTTGCGTCAGCGCATCAAGCGCACGTGGTCAATGCGCCAGTGCGCAAGGTTTATGAACGTCAGTATTCAGTATCTAACCAAGTTCGCCAATTCGAGCGACGACTTTCCCGCGGGCGAATATGTTGGAAGAGAGCGTGTTTTCACGCTTTCCGAATTGATGCACATGCGGGCCCTTCTGGCGGCCTCGGCAAAGCGGCCCTACGACTACCTAGCCTGGCGCAAACCCGACGCCCCCTTACCCGTCATCTCGTTTGCCAGCCAGAAAGGGGGCACGGCTAAGAGCCTGAGCGCCGCGCATTTTGCGCAGTATCTCAGCTTGCATTACGGCATGCGCGTTGGTGTCATGGATGCAGACCCGCAAAGCACGATAACGCTCTACTTTGTCGGGGGTGAAGGTCTTCCCCAGATGCCCGACGAAAACACCGCCTCCATGGTGGACTTTGCCGGCCTCTTCCAGTCGGAAGATGCGCCATACACTGATCACGATGCGCAGACGCTCGACAGCTTCTTTCTAAAGACCTCCTGGCCGGGGCTGCGTCTGCTGCCGGCACATGGCGAAACGTCTGAGGGAGAGATCCAGATTGCGCGCCTTGTGCGAGAGGCCCCCGCCGGAAAGAGCTTCTATCGCTACCTGCGCGATGCCCTTGATCGCTGGAAAGCGGGCCACCCGCCAAAAACGCTGCCCAACGAATTGGTAGTCGAGGGCAAGGTCGATCAGCAGCGACTGAACGCTGCGCTGACCGAGACCCTCGATGTCATCATCATCGACTATCAGCCTGCGTTGACACTTTTCCAGCTGAATAACGTGATTGCGTCG carries:
- a CDS encoding ParA family protein, producing the protein MSGSLEQFLTDLSRGLERTMVAVNKELTLRQRIKRTWSMRQCARFMNVSIQYLTKFANSSDDFPAGEYVGRERVFTLSELMHMRALLAASAKRPYDYLAWRKPDAPLPVISFASQKGGTAKSLSAAHFAQYLSLHYGMRVGVMDADPQSTITLYFVGGEGLPQMPDENTASMVDFAGLFQSEDAPYTDHDAQTLDSFFLKTSWPGLRLLPAHGETSEGEIQIARLVREAPAGKSFYRYLRDALDRWKAGHPPKTLPNELVVEGKVDQQRLNAALTETLDVIIIDYQPALTLFQLNNVIASTSLVIPQTMKGFDIATLSTFVTGLLGMLQHILAHERIEIGTGANMLLPTIVQRSNAQDLNHIGNLLEHCPTEILPVFYLRSDAISNASDVYQSVYEYEPDTPGKRKGINRFITNADAVNDAIVSRLWPGFERGYANTWMDEFYEDDGEGEA